A window from Pseudobutyrivibrio ruminis HUN009 encodes these proteins:
- a CDS encoding amino acid ABC transporter permease, which produces MLTIISVYGPMLLIAMGRTLLLALLGLFFACIIGMLFGIMGVVKNRVSNVISQIFVDVIRGVPMIVLAFFVYFGIPYLFNTIIGGFSVSLTALQAGTICLALNCGAYMAEIIRAGIQSVDKGQMEAARSLGLTYGQAMRKVVLPQAIKTMIPTFINQFIITLKDTSILSVIGFPELVNTAKNVQANTFMSFQTWAIVGVMYLIVITILSRSAKVLERRLNVGR; this is translated from the coding sequence ATGTTAACTATTATTTCAGTTTATGGTCCAATGCTTCTTATTGCTATGGGCAGAACATTGCTTCTTGCATTACTAGGCTTATTCTTTGCATGCATTATTGGTATGCTTTTCGGAATTATGGGTGTAGTCAAGAACAGAGTAAGCAATGTAATTTCACAGATTTTCGTTGATGTAATCAGAGGAGTTCCGATGATTGTATTAGCCTTCTTTGTATATTTTGGTATTCCTTACTTATTTAATACCATCATTGGAGGTTTCTCTGTTAGTTTGACAGCACTTCAGGCAGGTACAATCTGTCTTGCTTTAAACTGTGGTGCTTATATGGCAGAAATTATCAGAGCAGGTATTCAGTCTGTTGATAAAGGTCAGATGGAGGCTGCCAGATCTCTTGGTCTTACATATGGACAGGCTATGCGCAAGGTCGTATTGCCTCAGGCCATCAAGACAATGATTCCTACATTCATCAATCAGTTCATTATTACACTTAAGGATACATCAATTCTTTCAGTTATCGGTTTTCCAGAACTTGTTAACACAGCAAAGAACGTACAGGCAAACACATTCATGTCATTCCAGACATGGGCTATTGTTGGTGTTATGTATCTTATAGTTATTACAATCCTTTCACGTAGTGCAAAGGTTCTTGAAAGGAGATTAAACGTTGGCAGATAA
- a CDS encoding amino acid ABC transporter ATP-binding protein, whose product MADKEIKISVKNLKKCYGDLEVLKDISTDVTKGEVVCVIGPSGSGKSTFLRCLNRLETVTAGSIVVDGNNITDKHININKVRENIGMVFQHFNLFNNLNILDNLTLAPVQLKKCSKAEAEERAKKMLAKVGLEDKASSYPSQLSGGQKQRVAIARALCMEPDIMLFDEPTSALDPEMVGEVLQVMKDLAADGMTMVIVTHEMGFAREVADRVIFMDGGYIIEEGTPSEVLLNPKEARTIDFLNKVL is encoded by the coding sequence TTGGCAGATAAAGAAATCAAAATCAGTGTTAAAAATCTTAAGAAGTGTTATGGCGACTTAGAGGTATTAAAGGATATTTCTACAGATGTTACTAAGGGTGAGGTTGTTTGTGTAATCGGCCCTTCAGGATCTGGAAAGTCTACATTCTTACGTTGCTTAAATAGACTTGAGACTGTTACTGCAGGCTCCATTGTTGTTGACGGGAACAACATCACAGATAAGCATATCAATATCAATAAGGTTAGAGAAAACATTGGAATGGTATTCCAGCATTTTAACCTTTTCAACAACTTAAACATACTTGATAACCTTACACTTGCACCTGTTCAGCTTAAGAAGTGCTCTAAGGCTGAAGCAGAAGAGCGTGCTAAAAAAATGCTTGCAAAGGTTGGCCTTGAGGACAAAGCATCAAGCTACCCAAGTCAGCTTTCAGGTGGACAGAAGCAGCGTGTTGCTATCGCTCGTGCACTTTGCATGGAGCCAGATATTATGCTTTTCGATGAGCCAACATCAGCTCTTGATCCAGAAATGGTAGGAGAGGTTCTTCAGGTTATGAAGGATTTGGCTGCAGATGGTATGACAATGGTTATTGTTACTCATGAGATGGGATTTGCTAGAGAAGTAGCAGATAGAGTTATTTTTATGGATGGTGGCTACATCATCGAGGAGGGCACACCTTCAGAGGTATTGCTTAATCCAAAGGAAGCTAGAACCATAGATTTCTTAAATAAGGTATTATAA
- a CDS encoding transporter substrate-binding domain-containing protein: MKKKSLALLMAFATMFAMVGCGNASEQGATEQGADAATSSDKKWVIATDTSFKPFEYTDDNGDFVGIDVDILAAIAEDQGFDYELKSLGWDASIAACQAGQADGMIAGASITDERKASGWVFSDGYYDANQSMAVEASSDITGFEDLKGQSVAVKTGTMSATYAESLSSEYGFTVTYFEDSPTMYQAVVGGQVAACFDDTPIMASNIKDTGISMKILENTGNDPAEYGFTIFNSDNQELVDMFNAGLANIKANGTYDEIIAKYLGE; the protein is encoded by the coding sequence ATGAAGAAAAAGTCACTAGCATTATTAATGGCATTTGCAACAATGTTTGCAATGGTTGGATGTGGAAACGCATCAGAACAGGGTGCAACTGAACAAGGTGCAGATGCTGCTACTAGTTCAGATAAGAAATGGGTTATCGCTACAGATACTTCATTTAAGCCATTTGAGTACACAGATGACAATGGAGATTTCGTAGGTATTGATGTAGATATCCTTGCAGCTATCGCTGAGGATCAGGGATTCGATTACGAGCTTAAGTCTCTTGGATGGGATGCTTCAATTGCAGCATGCCAGGCAGGACAGGCAGATGGAATGATTGCGGGTGCATCTATTACAGACGAAAGAAAGGCATCTGGATGGGTTTTCTCTGATGGATATTATGATGCAAATCAGTCTATGGCTGTAGAGGCATCATCTGATATTACAGGTTTTGAAGATTTAAAGGGACAGTCAGTTGCAGTTAAGACAGGTACAATGAGTGCTACTTATGCTGAGAGCCTTTCAAGTGAGTATGGCTTCACTGTCACATACTTTGAGGATTCTCCTACGATGTATCAGGCAGTTGTAGGTGGTCAGGTTGCAGCTTGCTTCGATGACACTCCAATTATGGCTTCAAATATTAAAGATACTGGTATCTCAATGAAGATTCTTGAGAACACTGGTAACGATCCTGCTGAATACGGATTTACAATTTTCAACTCAGACAACCAGGAGCTTGTTGATATGTTTAATGCAGGTCTTGCAAATATCAAGGCAAACGGCACATACGATGAAATCATTGCAAAGTACTTAGGCGAATAG